The window GTCCCCATGGACGCGGCCGCGGCACTCAGATAGGGGGCCAGCTGACCGGCGGCCGTCATCAGTTCGGACATCTCACCCCTCCGTCTCGCGCCGCTCGGCGGCAACGGGACCGCACGGCTGAACAGGGCTGAACAAGCTTTCGGGAAAGGGGAGTTACCCGTGCCGTGCCAGGCGCACACCTTAGTCACGGGATCGGCGTGCGGGAGGACTACGACCGGTTTCGTAGGCTGTGAGGAGGAGAACGACCGGGTCCGCACGCAGGAGACAACCACCATGTACTTCACCGACCGCGGTATCGAGGAACTTGAGAAGCGGCGCGGCCAGGAGGAGGTCACTTTCGAGTGGCTCTCCGAGCAGCTGCGCACGTTCGTCGACCTCAATCCGGACTTCGAGGTGCCGGTGGAGCGGCTGGCGACCTGGCTGGCGCGCTTGGACGACGACGAGGACGAGGAGTAGGCCGCAGGGGCCGTCCAGATCACCGATACGGGTGTCTTGACTTCACGAATCCGCGATATATCGTGTCTATTGGGAGACGCGATATGACGTGTCGTGCCCCCATCCCTGCCGAGGAGGTCTGCACCATGTCCGAGTGGTCCGTCGCAGAGCCGAAAAAGCTCACGTTCGACGAACCGGTGACGGCCCTCCACGTGCGCATCGCCAGTGGCACGGTGAACGTCGTGGGGGTCGACGATGGTTCCGCCCGCCTCGAGGTGTCCGCGATAGAGGGACCACCCCTGATGGTGACCCAGGAGAACGGCACGCTCACGGTCGCGTACGAGGACCTGCCCTGGAAGGGCTTCCTC of the Streptomyces aurantiacus genome contains:
- a CDS encoding DUF6104 family protein, which produces MYFTDRGIEELEKRRGQEEVTFEWLSEQLRTFVDLNPDFEVPVERLATWLARLDDDEDEE